A segment of the Meriones unguiculatus strain TT.TT164.6M chromosome 10, Bangor_MerUng_6.1, whole genome shotgun sequence genome:
GTTCTAAATCAAAATAGAACGACACCCATATCATTCAGTCTGTTAGCCATTTCAGACACTCTGACCAGAGTGAAACATGGATATATCGTTGCTATGGTGGTCCAGTCCAAACTCAAGCAATGGCAGCTCACCACAGCTCAGAGCGAATCCAGCCATTGGGAGGAAGAGTGGTAGGGGTCTGGGCCAGTTTAGCAGCTCTCTCTGACCCTCTGCAGATTCCTCTGTATCTTGGAGGAAGGAAGCTTGTTAGAGTTTAGTTATTAAACAGTAGATGTCACCCAAATACAAGAAGGTACACCTtgaccaggaagtagaagagggtACGAATCCCTAAGTATTTGGGAGTCTAGGGAGGGGAGAATGACTGCTCAGAAGAGGATGGAGGCAGAGCTCATCTTTTCAGAATGTCTGAAACCACTACACAACAAACTGTATTTCCCGCTCTATTTTGTCCAATGTGGCGAAATCAGGGAGGCCTAAATCAATCTGAAtcctgtgtctttctttctttttttttttttttttttttggttttttaagacaaggtttctgtctctgaccgtcctggaactcactctgtagagtaggttggcctcgaactcatagagatctactggagagatggctcagaagttaagagcactggctgttcttacaaaggtcctgagttcaattcacagcaaccacatgcacatggtggctcataaccatctatgatgagatctggtgccctcttctggtctgcatgcatacatacaggcagaatactgtatacttacatacataaatctaaaaagagacagagagagagagagagagattgcctgcctctgactctgaagtgctgggatcaaaggcatgtgccatcactgcccagcttctttttttaagatttgtttatacatatgagcacacTATCTGTATGTATGACTACATGGCACAAGAGAGTATCAGAGCCCATTAgaatggttgtgagacaccatgtggttgctgggaattgaactcaggacctctggaagagcagccagtggtcttaaccactgaggcgtCTCTCCAGCATCCTGTGTTTTTCTAAGGGCAAAATGAATCTAATTCGTCTAGTGGTTTAGCTCCCAGAAATAGTTGGACTTCATATATGTTATGACTTAAAGGTCCCCGGAGATACTTAAAAATTCTGGCCAGATGGAAGGGTATGGAGTGGCTGCTGAAGGGTACACGGGGCTTGGATGGAATCTTGCActagggctgtagctcagtggctaaagTACTTACCCAGCATGAGTGAGACTCCAAGTTCAATCTCCAGGActgccagaaaaacaaacaacaacaacaaaaaaccagagtAGAATCTTGAGGTAGCTCCTGTCTTGATGACAAGATTTCCTCAGAAGTTCCTACCTTCAAGACTCCTTTCCCAGGGTGGAAACCGACACAGGAGCCCTCCTTGGGCAGGGCGAGAGAGGCTGGCCCTCGCTCAGCATGGCTTCCCTTGCTGCCTGTAGGTTGCACCGGGTCCAGTATGAGATGCCGCTCTGTGATGACGACTCCACCTCCAAAACCATGCATCTCATGGGAGACTTTTCAGCCCCAGCTGAGTTCTTTGTGACCCTTGgcatcttttccttcttctatacAATGGCTGCCCTAGTCCTCTACCTGCGCTTTCACAAACTCTACACAGAGAACAAACGCTTCCCACTGGTGGTGAGTGAGCACAGCCCAGAGAGATGGGACCAAGAAATGGAAGGGACGTTTGTTAGAAGGCTGGAGTCAAAGATAGAGGGGAGCTCAAAAGTAATGGCTTCCCTGAAAGAATGCAACCTTTGTCCTACTCACCTCTCATGGTTTGTTCACAGTCAGAGGAAGCAAAATAGTATCTTTATGAGGAGCCGACCTACCtgtgttcaaatcccagcacttgctcCTAGACAAGTTACTCAGCCTCTCTACACTTTAATTTCCTTGGCTATAAAATAAGGATGGGGTATTGAATACTTGTGTCTGTATAAAATGAGTATGCAGCACCACACTTAGCATTCTCTGATTGTTAGGATCATTTCCTTTACTTCCTCTGTATTTTAGGCATCCAAGATGGGAAGTACGCTTTAGAAATATTCATTGTCTCCTGAAGCTGCCTTCTTCATTACTTAGAGTTTGAACAATGGTGATCAAAGAGGGAGGCGAGGGGAAAGAGTGGGGAGCGTAGGTCACTTGGGTTGCAAGGAGGGAGGGTTACCCTGGATCATTGCCTGACCTTAATTCCAAGGGCAGGGATGTGGCAGTGTTGGTGGCAGTATTCCTTTGGTGGCACTGAACCGAGTCCCCAGGTAGGATGAGAAGAGGCATCTGTCTTGGGACCTCAGGATTCCTTGTGTGACAAGAGGAAAGAGAAGTAATTGATGGTCACAGGGCCCGTCTgaatgtctttctccctctgctcctcctagGATTTCTGTGTGACTGTCTCCTTTACCTTCTTCTGGCTGGTTGCTGCAGCTGCCTGGGGCAAGGGCTTGACTGATGTCAAAGGGGCCACCCGGCCATCCAGCCTGACGGCAGCTATGTCCGTGTGTCACGGGGAGGATGCAGTGTGCAGCGCCGGGGCCACCCCCTCAATGGGCCTGGCTAACATCTCGGTGGTGAGACTTGTACTCCCTGAAGGGGGTCTGAGAAAGGCACACTAGCCCAGCTGTCCCAGATAGCTGCTTCTGAGAGGAACAGGAAAGGTGTCCTCAGAGCCGATGCGCTCTGCACCTAGGCTGGTAACCCCTGCACTGACCTGAGGAGATATTTTTGGACAAGGAGAATCTGAGTCACTTCTTTGCCATTTCTCCTTCCCACTTTTAGCTGCCCTGGGGGTTACCCTTTCTTGCCTGCTTGGCCACATGTCACGTGGGAGCAAGTGCAGAAGGAGCTGAGGTCCATCTGGGCTCAGAGCTGTGAGCAGACCAGTGTGTGAGAGAAACTGCCCCTGTCACTTAGCCCCCCCTGCTGGAACAGGATTGAGGGGGAGCGGTGGGTTCAGCTGGCAGGCAATCCACGTCTTAGCCTTCCAGTTATTACAGTGCCGAGATGCACCTCTAAAAGCTGCTAAACACCCACAGCATTAAACCTCTCAAATGCCCCCGTCATCTCAGCCATACCAGCCATGCCCACCCAGAAAATGCCCCAGAGATCCCCAAGCCTCACAGTTGGAATGTTTAATGGCTAATGCACCAAGGAGCCTTCTGGAATGCTGAACATAGGTTTTTCTTCCAATTTtttaattgcaaaaaaaaaaaaaatcatatcccgaaaaaatgaaaaaagtttaCAAGGAAAGCCCACATAGTCACCTCCTAAATGATAACATTTCAATGTATCTGCCTTATATGCGTTTATCCATCTTTTGTTatctattgtttctgttttgatttttgagacaggatcttcctACAGTTGtgcttgaactcactctgtagctcaagtTACCTTTGAAAACATGATTCTTTTGCCTCGGCCGTCTATGTACTGGAATTACTGATTTGTGCCACTACAGtcagcttttcttttcatctgtgTCTTGAGACCCAGACTAGTCTCAAATTTACGTCTTCCTTCCTTAAACTTCTAAATGCTAGTATTGCATAGGTGTAacccaccatgcctagcttgtcAGTCCTATTACTATACTTTGAGCCAGAATCTTACTACATAGTCCTGGccggcctgaaactcactatgcagaacaggctggcttcCGACTCAtggggatctgcctgtctttgcctcagtagtactaggattaaaggcgttcaCCACCATGGCTAGCTCAATCCATTTTTAAACACACTTTCCAAAGTGAATTGCAAACATCAGTGCTTTCTCCCTAACTGCTCTTTTGTTagggtgttgttgttgttttgtgttttgtgttatgTATCtctgactgccctggaactctctatggAAACCAGGAtgacttcagactcacagagatccacctgcttctgcctctactGAGATTAGAGGTGCGACACTACACTCCGCTCTGTTGTcagtttttcaaaaatattttcagtgactATTTGAGTAGAGCTGacgtggcacacacctgtaataccaacaGCCTGTCTGACAGAGTCAGGAGGGTTACAGGTTCTAGAACAGGCTAGGTACGCACAGAAAACAAAGGAACACTAACAAAAACAATAGGAGTTTGAATGAGCCTTCACTTACTCTTTTTACTCTTAGAGGAGTACCTTGGACAGCTCCAACCACGTGAACCTCAAGCAGGCAAGAGGGACTCCCTTGATTGACTGAGCATTCCTGGGGCCTGATTCCGCTAGCTACTAAGCTACCCTGTGGACGAATTCAGGATAGAGTTTAGACACCTTCACTAGAGGATCCCTTACTAGACAACAGCCTTGAACCCTGTCTACACCTAGTTCTCTGTGCTCCTCCTTCCATTCTCATGTGGCTCTTTCTTGACTGTTCTCACAAACTCTCGTTTCTTTTGTAGCTCTTCGGCTTTATCAACTTCTTCCTGTGGGCTGGAAACTGTTGGTTTGTGTTCAAAGAGACTCCGTGGCATGGACAGGGCCAGGACCAGGGCCAGGGCCCCAGCCAGGAGAGTGCAGCAGAGCAGGGAGCAGTGGAGAAGCAGTAAGAAGCCCTCACCTGGCTACTCCCGAACTGGACAGCACCTCTtcatcacctcctcctcctcttcttcctcctcctccagctcctaTCTCCCATCATCCTGGACTTTGAGATTTGAGACAATGGATGAGTAGGCATCAGCTATTGGTAACCTGGGTATCACTCCACTggctccctttccctcctcctgcaAATGGCAGGACCTCAGTGCTTCTTGGCTACTGCCTGGACTCAAGCATCTTACTTGGGGAAGTCAACTGGCAACTTTGCCCTGATTCCTGTGTGGAGGGCCTGGCAGAGGTTTTGTGACATCCCCCAATGGCTGTCATCTAGTCTGTAGCTAATctctagcccccccccccaccctacCTCCAGAGCTCAGTGTACCCCCCAATCTCCTCTCTGGCCTCTTTTTGTCTGTAGCTTCCGCCATGTGTGAAACAGGGAGACCCATATCAAGGGGTCCTCCAAGGCTCCATTATGAGGCCTGGACTCAGAGGGAGCAGACAGAGTTGCAATTGTGTTACAGCTTCCAGGAAAAAAGTCAGGAAAGTTGCTGGCAAAATGTAGTTTCTGCCCCCTCAGTCCTCCCTTTCCCTCAGCTGGAACACTTTCAGTAGCACCCTAAACTCCACCTACTCATGAAACCCCTTATTCCCTTCTCCTTCTTGGCCTTGGTTTTGTCTCACACTTAGGAAACAAGATAGACAGCTAGGAAcgttttcccttccttctcctaccCCCAAATGCACCTGTCAGTCCATCTCCCTTTCCCAACCTGTTGGAGACGAGGcttttaagagtttttttttaaagtctgtcCAGGCCTTCCTTTCATTCCCGTGGGCTTTGGGAGGGCCTGAAGGACCATCGTGAGGCTGAGGTGCCCAGGGAGGACGTGGATACATGGGCCCACGTGTCCCTTACTGTCTGCTCAGTTTCTCAAAGCAGCACTTTTTCACACCTTTTCTTCCCCATCTTTACAAAGAGGTGTTCTCTCTCCTCATCTCCCCAAGTCCTCCCTTGCTTCCATACGGTAGCCAGGCTCCATCCTTCCCTGGTCCTGGGCAGCCCGATGCTATTGGTGCTTCTTCACTTCGGGATCCAGTTCCATATTTGTCTTTGATGTGTCTCCTCTTCCTGGCACCTCCTTCCATCATGCCCCAAAGTCTGAGGGTACCAACTGGGTAAATGCCATCTAACTCCTACCCAGATCAAAACCCCCTGATCTACCCTGTCAATAGAGaaagatgaagaaggaagaaaatcatccatttcccaATTTAGTGCCAATTGGCCCACTGAGCATCCCAAAGATGGAGATGTTCTGTGCCAACCTGTCCTTAAGACATGGTCAACCCTCTCCAACCTCCTTGCCTTCCTCAATACTACCCACATTGAGATGAGTGCCCGGGGCTTAGAACCCTTAACTTTTGGGCCATTCATTTCTTCGGGTtacaattctcagcttcacagGAGAAGTATGATATTTATACTCTTCCACATGCCCCCAAgcccttcaggaaaaaaaaaaaaaaggaattttttgtttcctctcttagatTTTAGGGGTAAGCTTTAATGAGGAGGAAGGTTGATGAGAGTGAGAATGTTCCCAAATCTGACACTCTCTATCCTAAGTTGTCCCCATGTTTATTTAAGGACAAGAGGGACAGTTTTTACCTACAGCTCTAGAGATACATTTTTCTTCAAGCAAGCCCCTGTGGGGAGTCTGTGAGCAGCTTCTACTTGAACTGTGTTTGGGATCTGCgtctatatttataatttatctgAAATGTGACGGAGAGTGTTCTCCTTTGGAGCCCAAGTTAGCAACTGGCCCATTAACTGCTTTAGGAAGGAGCTGTCCGCTTCCAGTGAGCACTCTCACTCCAGAGAGAGCTCTCTCTAGGGTTGAGAAGGCGCTTCCTCACTAAGTGTCTGGCTACGGCCAGAAGAGCCTTTATAGTCTATGGCCTCTCTTTCCATGATCACCCTAAGAGGAAAGACCAGTTCACCTCATTACCTTCAGAGGACTGGACAGGGCTAAGTGCCAAGCGCAGGGCTGTCCTCATAAGACTCACATCCTCTCCAACCAGGGCTGGCAGCACCACTTTGCCTGGTCAGTCACTTCGCCTGAAGTAGGAGTAGGTGTCTGGTTTCTCTAGCTGTTGCAGGAGGCCAACAAGCAGGGAACTCGCCCTTTGCCCTGGTAGAGTCTGACCATGAGGAGATGCCCATCCAGGACCTTTCTGAGACATGAGTTCCCTTCATCCTGACCATGGGTCTCCTCTTTCTGGGATTGCAGATCAAGGGTGGGGGGAGAATGTTGCATGTTGTTTTCTGGTGCTTGTTAATACACATTTGAATAAACAGTGCTGCGAGTATATGCCATGAAGAAGCCAAGACCAGAGGACTTCTGGGGGTTTCTTTCCCCTTGTTCTATGTTCTTGGACAAAGATCAGCATTTCTACCAACCCACTCTACTCCTACTCACTCTACTCCTCACTCCTCTGTACCCTATAGAGTCTGCTGGCTGAGCAATTGCTCCTGGCAAGCCCCAGTTTGGTGACATAGACTCTTTTAGTGGCACTCAATTAGTCCAAAGAAACTGAGACTCATTAGCAAATTTGGATCAAACTCAAAAGGCAAAAGATAGTGGCTTCTTCAGTGCTGTCTCCATTTGCTCTCCTACCATCTGTGACCCAAAGGAGGAGTTGAGGGCCATATGCTTCCCTCGATTTACTCTAAGGTTCATGCTGCACAAACTTGCACCTCCATCTCCTCCAGACAGTCACGTGTTACATTTACATTCTCTAGAAAAATGTACTTGGGCACaagttttacatttaattttttcagGTTCCTGGGCCTTTTTGTCACCTATGGGTGGGTTTCAGGTGTAGAACTTCTCCCTcagatatttttcttcttaaactcTTCTTAAACGGAAAGCAGAAACTCTGCTGTCTTAAAGTCACAGACCTTGACTTATTTGCTCCCAAACTCAATTTCATTTTAGGCAGAAAGATGCAAGATGGCGTGGGGTATGAGGTagtcaaagaaaaagaggattaaTATTTCATTCCCAatgagaatagggagggaggtgAAGTCAGACTCTTCTGTCTTGTGTAAGGGTGTGAAGAAATTTCAACTGAGAAGAAAGGTGGGTGATTAAGGTACTTTCTgggccttgggggggggggaataaaaagaaaaaaaaaaacgagagaaaagaaaaggatagaTGTGTTGAGAATCCTCCCAAGGCTTCAGTAGCAGCTTTTCTAGCGGCGAAAATattcattagaaaaaaagaagccgAAATGATGGATGGAGTCAGGGTCCAGCCAGAATTTTGGAAGAGGCGGTGCAGGTTATCGATCGTAGTTCccaggagaagagagatggatcagcagagACACTGCAAACACCAGCAGCCTCGGGGCCACCCTAGTTCCGGGGCTGGTTCTGGCTCGGAGATTGCCTTCTGTCATACTGACAGGTGATCTTGGCAAGCTCAGCCAGGTCCTCCCAAACCCAGACAACAGCAAAACCTCCGTTCTGCATCAAGGCATTGTGGGtttcccacagaggaagagcacaGGAGCGGAGGCCCTCCCCCACTCCAAGCCCTGTGTCCTTCAGCACGTCCTGTACACTCCCTCCCCTTGCCCTTCTGATTCACTGCGCCCACCTCCCTGCACCTACCCTATTCGAGCTACAGGGGAGCGGAGTCGCTTCGTGGCCGCCAGCCCAGGAAGGGgcgccagccagctggcggatgCACGGCTTTAGAGGGGCATCTTGGGCAGAGAGAGGTTTGGGGCTCGGGCGTGTGCCGTAATCTCGGAAGAACGGACTAGTGGCACAAAGGATGTGTGCAGAGGGGTTGGAAGACGATATTCCGAGGCTCCGATCGCTCCTTGCCTGCGAGCGATTGTGCCTTTCGGAGGGGATCCCTCGGCTAGCTCCGTAGGCATCACCACCTCTCCGCAACTACACTTCCCAGAAAGCTGTGCGGGAGCTGAGGCGGTGGTGGTAGGAGGCCCGAGCTGCGCTTGCGCAAAGAGTGAACTGGCAAGGTAGGGGGAGAGGGAGGCGTGCCCCCGGCcggagggtggggggagggggccgcGCGGCGGCGGCGCCGGGGCGGGCGCGCGTCCGCGGCGGTGATGGCGGTGCGTGAACGCGCGGTGGCAGCAATGGCCGCTCTGGAGCGGCGAGTGCCGAGTCTCGATGACTTCGCGGGACAGAGCTGGAGCTCGTGGGTGGAGCGGGCCGACCTGCCCGCGGCAGACGGTGAGTACAGCCACACTAGAGTCCGGGGACCCCATCattatctcccctccccccaccgggGCCCCCTCCAGCTGAGGGGAGCCGCCGACTAGAGCCGCCGTCCGGCTCCCCGGCCCCCCAAACAAAGGACCCGCCGGGTCCTAGTGCCCGCCTGCTTCGGGTACCTTCGCGCCTCCGGGTCCTAGCGCCGGCGCATCGCTTGCAGCCCACCCTGCCCACCTCTGTCTCTGCGGGCGCACAGTACCTGCCCCCACTTTACTTGCCTttatctttcttcttgtgtgCTGGCCTTCAGCGTTTATCCGTTCTGCACCTGCCCCGGTTCCACCTATCTCCAACAGTCCTCTCCACGTGTTTCCCACGCACCCCACTTCtgtgccccctccccacccccttgaTCCTTCGCCTTTTGCCCCGCACCTTAGCTTCTTTCAGTGTTTCCACGCCTGCTGCAGTATTCCTGAGCCCCCGCCCCCTCTGCTTTAGTTCGTCCATCATCCAtgcacccatccatccatcctcccaaCCTTCCTCCATCAGTCCACCCATCCATGCCTCCAAGCCTCCATCCTTTCCTGGGCCTCTTGCCCTGCCCCTTGGCTCTCTCCCTTAACCCCTATTTTCTGTAGGCCCTTGAGTGCCTTTGGTGAGCAGGCCTGCAGCCCCTTCTGATCTTTGTCTCCTGGGCCCCAGGGAGCACCTGGCCTCGTGGCCTTTCGGGGTGACAGCAAGCACCACACCCCTGAAGAAGTTTGCAAGtgagaagaggtggaggaggagatcCCATGGAGCAGTCTCTAATGACACTTGTTCTCTTTTGAGACATCTGACTTCCAGCTCTGCTCTGTCTATCATTGCCCACACTTGCATTTAAGGCACTTAAAAGAGTGGGAGCTGCCCCTTGTCTTTTGCATGCCTAACCCACTACCACTCATGTCTGGATATTATGATTGCCAATAATCTTCTCATCCTAGAAGGGAGTGTTAAAGAGCCAACCCAGACGGGAGTACAGGCCACTCTTGGGCTGCCCCATGTCAAGTGGGCTAAGATGGGGCCGTGGTCAGGGTCTAGATGCACTGAGAACCGGAAATGGACTCAGACAGATTTGGTGACTCAGAATtgattcccccacccccaagggacaGGGAGGGGGCTTAGAGGAGGGGGGTGAGGAGTGAGGTAGGGGATGGGGAAAGAGCTGCTTTGCACAGCTAAGATGTTTTTGTTATTAACCCAGAAACTGAGGTACAAGGGCAACCCCTGGACAAAGCCCCCCTAAGAAGGGGAGGGGCTTGCGTAGCTGATCAAGGAGACTTTGAAGATGCCAAAGGGTCCAAAGACAGCAGTTTCTCTACTCTATGGCCATCCTATCAGTGCAGGACCTGAGAAGCTGAGTGTAACTTTGATGATACTATGGTAACTTGGGTGGAGCAaaatgagtctatgggggtgggGCTCGGGGAGGGTGTTTGTCCGGGATGCCACAGAGTAGCAGAAAGGACCCTCGTAAGCAGTCTCAGAAGGGACCTGTAGAAAAATGTTAGGGCGGTTTCCCTTTTAAATGGGGAAGCAAGGCCCAGAAAAAAGACATTTACCCACAGTCACCCACCTAGACAGCAGCGGAACTCTGTACTGTACCTGGGAGTGAAGGGTCATTATGACCCTTCTAAATGGGGTCATCTCATCTCAGAGAGGCACACCAAGGAAAAATGGGCTCTTGTGAATGACCCGCTGAATGACCGCTGAAAGTTTCTCCaggaattctgagtgcttgtcaGGGACTGTGGGCTTTATACCACTGGGCTGCAGGccctgctgggtcctgggaagGGAATGGGCCTTCTGAGCTATGCTTCTCCTCCAGGGGCTGAACTGGAGGAAAGTAGCAAAAACATGAAGAAGCCGGACACCATGACCCTCATTAAAGAAGGTGGGAGTCAACAGGGCCGGGACTCGGGGGACGTTGGACCACCTTCCCCTCCTCCAATGGAAGAGGGAGCTTGAAGCAGCAAGACTGCTGGGGAAGCCTCATTTTGATAGGTCGGAGTCAGCCAGTTGCCCTGGCTCCTGTGACCTGTTGTCGGAGATCCTGATCACATGTGGTCGGTACCCACTCACATGAAAGTGTATAAACTTTGGGTCTGGTTAGATTGGACTGTGGAAGCTGGGAGCATCCAGCAGAAGAAGCCTGTCGTATGTTGGAAGGCAGAGTGTCTTCTAAGTGGTGGGGTGAAAGTGCTCCTTGATCTAGGGAAATCCCTGGTCCCCGACCCCAGTGATAAAGGCTTCTGTCATTGCAGACATGTCCATCTTCGGACACTGCCCTGCCCATGATGACTTCTATTTGGTTGTATGTAACCACTGCAGCCAGGTGGTGAAGCCTCAAGCCTTCCAGAAGCATTGCGGTGAGGGGCGCCCCAGGGAGGTGGTAAGGGGGCAGGAAGGCGGAACGTGGAACTCTTAGGACAGTGTCAGTTGGGAGGTCATATGGGGTAAAGGAAGATGGTGCTGGGGGTAGCTTGAGTCTTATAGGTGTCAGGATTGTTGTTTGAATAAGCTTCTAGCATCAAGTAGAGTGAAGAGGTTCAAGAAGTGTGGTCTAGACTCTTGACTCTTAAAGGCTCAATTTTAAATGGAAAGGAGACAAGCTCACAGCCCAAGCTCTAGCAATTCAGGTTCTGTAAAAAGAATTGGTGGGCTGGTTAGGAGACTAGGGGGAGGAGGCAGTCAATACCGCTCACCTCAGTTACTCTCTCCACCTCCTGGTGACAGAAAGAAGACATGGGCCCCTCAGCAAGCTTTATGCCcgggccccacccccacctccagccCCTGCCAGCTCTCAGAAATGCCATGTAGTGA
Coding sequences within it:
- the Sypl2 gene encoding synaptophysin-like protein 2, whose protein sequence is MSSTESPGRTSDKSPRPQVDRLLVGLRWRRLEEPLGFIKVLQWLFAIFAFGSCGSYSGETGAIVRCNNEAKDVSSILVSFGYPFRLHRVQYEMPLCDDDSTSKTMHLMGDFSAPAEFFVTLGIFSFFYTMAALVLYLRFHKLYTENKRFPLVDFCVTVSFTFFWLVAAAAWGKGLTDVKGATRPSSLTAAMSVCHGEDAVCSAGATPSMGLANISVLFGFINFFLWAGNCWFVFKETPWHGQGQDQGQGPSQESAAEQGAVEKQ